The Blautia hydrogenotrophica DSM 10507 genome window below encodes:
- a CDS encoding Maff2 family mobile element protein — protein MRKRRIGTAKFFTLLLLLYHTSAKSQGIKQLVAGGGVALIGMTLVPLLSGLLG, from the coding sequence ATGCGCAAACGCCGGATAGGAACGGCAAAATTTTTTACACTTCTACTACTTCTTTATCACACATCAGCAAAGTCACAGGGAATCAAGCAGCTTGTCGCCGGAGGTGGCGTTGCCCTGATCGGCATGACCCTTGTTCCGCTGCTGTCCGGGCTGCTGGGATAA
- a CDS encoding recombinase family protein — MLRQTTRNLITALYPRLSHEDELQGESNSISNQKRILETYAKQNGFSNLQWYTDDGYSGANFQRPGFQAMLADIEAGKVGTVIVKDMSRLGRNYLQVGMYTEMIFPQKGVRFIAINDGVDSAQGDNDFAPLRNIFNEWLVRDTSKKIKAVKRSKGMSGKPVTSKPVYGYFMDEDENFIIDGEAAPVVRQIYSLCLAGNGPTKIARMLTEQEIPTPGTLEYRRTGSTRRYHPGYECKWATNTVVHILENREYTGCLVNFKTEKPSYKTKHSVENPIEKQAIFENHHEPIIDTQMWERVQELRKQRKRPNRYDEVGLFSGILFCADCGSVLYQQRYQNATRKQDCYICGSYKKRTRDCTAHFIRTDLLTAGVTDNLRKVTSYAAKHEARFMKLLIEQNEDGGKRRNAARKKELEAAEKRISELSAIFKRLYEDSVTGRISDERFTELSADYEAEQKELKERAAAIRAELSKAQEATVNAEKFMNVVRKYTSFEELTPTLLREFVEKIVVHECSYDENGTRRQDIDIYYSFVGKVDLPE, encoded by the coding sequence ATGTTAAGACAGACCACCCGAAACCTTATTACCGCCCTTTATCCGAGATTATCCCACGAGGACGAGCTGCAAGGTGAGAGCAATTCTATTTCAAACCAGAAGCGTATTCTTGAAACCTATGCGAAGCAGAACGGCTTTTCCAATCTGCAATGGTACACAGATGACGGTTATTCTGGGGCGAACTTCCAAAGACCCGGTTTTCAAGCCATGCTTGCGGACATTGAAGCCGGAAAAGTCGGCACCGTTATCGTCAAGGATATGTCACGGTTAGGGCGAAACTATCTGCAAGTGGGAATGTATACGGAAATGATTTTCCCACAGAAAGGCGTCCGCTTTATCGCTATCAATGACGGAGTGGACAGCGCACAGGGCGACAATGATTTTGCCCCTCTGCGGAACATTTTTAACGAATGGCTGGTGAGAGATACGAGCAAGAAAATCAAAGCAGTAAAACGGTCTAAGGGTATGAGCGGGAAGCCCGTCACGAGCAAACCCGTATACGGCTACTTTATGGACGAGGACGAAAATTTTATCATTGACGGGGAAGCCGCCCCTGTTGTGCGGCAGATTTACAGCTTGTGCCTTGCCGGGAACGGGCCGACCAAGATAGCCCGTATGCTCACAGAGCAGGAGATCCCCACGCCGGGAACGCTGGAATACCGTCGGACGGGAAGCACCCGCCGCTACCACCCCGGCTATGAGTGCAAGTGGGCGACCAATACCGTGGTACATATCCTTGAAAACAGGGAGTACACGGGCTGTCTGGTAAACTTCAAGACGGAGAAGCCGTCCTACAAGACCAAGCACAGCGTAGAGAACCCCATTGAGAAACAGGCGATTTTCGAGAACCACCATGAGCCTATCATTGACACCCAGATGTGGGAGCGTGTGCAGGAGTTACGCAAGCAGCGCAAACGCCCGAACCGCTATGATGAAGTGGGCTTATTCTCCGGCATACTCTTTTGTGCCGACTGCGGCAGCGTCCTTTACCAGCAGCGTTACCAGAACGCCACCCGCAAGCAGGATTGTTATATCTGCGGGAGCTACAAGAAGCGTACCCGTGACTGTACGGCGCACTTTATCCGCACCGACCTGTTGACCGCCGGAGTGACCGACAATCTGCGGAAAGTCACCAGCTATGCAGCGAAGCACGAAGCCCGGTTTATGAAGCTGCTGATCGAGCAGAACGAGGACGGGGGCAAGCGCAGGAACGCCGCAAGGAAAAAGGAGCTGGAAGCCGCCGAGAAGCGTATCAGCGAGTTATCCGCTATCTTCAAGCGGCTGTATGAGGACAGCGTGACCGGGCGCATTTCAGACGAGCGTTTCACGGAGCTGTCGGCAGACTATGAAGCCGAGCAGAAAGAACTGAAAGAGAGAGCCGCCGCTATCCGGGCAGAGCTTTCCAAAGCGCAGGAAGCCACGGTAAACGCAGAAAAGTTTATGAATGTTGTCCGCAAGTACACCAGCTTTGAAGAACTTACCCCTACCCTTTTGCGTGAGTTTGTGGAGAAAATCGTTGTGCATGAGTGCAGCTATGACGAGAACGGCACACGCAGACAGGACATTGATATTTATTACTCTTTCGTTGGCAAGGTAGACCTGCCCGAATGA